One Nostoc sp. UHCC 0302 DNA window includes the following coding sequences:
- a CDS encoding DUF72 domain-containing protein, whose product MKFFIGCAVWAYKGWVGELYPQGTRTTDFLHLYSRRFTTVEGNTTFYAVPNQETVTRWAAETPSGFEFCLKLPRDITHKGLLKPNIPAALKFLEGMRPLGKHIGPIFAQLPPSYTPTLLDDLTNFLEAWPRTDAPLALEVRHPDWFKEPHARNLTALLEQLGVGRVLLDSRPIYAGDDDPQIESERRKPKLPLQFSVTAPFSLIRFISHPNLSVNQPFMEEWVTQIQQWLQQGKRIYFFVHCPTEERSPNTARHFQQLLEQSGTAIPPLPWNNLEHPPNQLSLW is encoded by the coding sequence GTGAAATTTTTTATCGGTTGTGCTGTTTGGGCATATAAAGGTTGGGTGGGCGAACTTTATCCCCAAGGCACTCGCACTACAGACTTTCTGCATCTCTACAGCCGTCGCTTCACCACTGTAGAAGGCAATACCACCTTCTACGCTGTGCCTAATCAAGAAACTGTAACTCGATGGGCTGCGGAAACACCATCAGGATTTGAATTTTGCTTGAAATTACCGCGAGATATCACCCATAAAGGGTTATTAAAACCAAATATTCCGGCTGCTTTAAAATTTTTGGAAGGAATGCGCCCTTTAGGTAAGCACATTGGGCCGATTTTTGCTCAGTTACCGCCGAGTTATACACCTACATTGCTTGACGATTTGACCAACTTTTTAGAAGCTTGGCCGCGCACAGATGCACCTCTAGCATTAGAAGTTCGGCATCCCGATTGGTTCAAGGAACCCCATGCTAGAAATTTGACAGCGCTTTTAGAGCAGCTAGGCGTAGGACGGGTACTATTAGACTCGCGCCCAATCTACGCTGGAGATGATGATCCCCAGATAGAATCAGAGCGACGTAAACCTAAATTACCATTGCAATTTAGTGTTACAGCGCCTTTTAGCTTGATTAGATTTATTTCTCATCCGAATTTGTCTGTGAATCAGCCTTTTATGGAAGAGTGGGTAACACAGATTCAACAATGGTTACAGCAGGGAAAACGAATTTATTTCTTTGTTCATTGTCCAACAGAAGAGCGATCGCCTAACACAGCCCGTCACTTCCAACAGCTATTAGAACAGAGTGGTACAGCAATTCCACCTCTACCTTGGAATAACTTGGAGCATCCTCCCAATCAACTCAGTTTATGGTGA
- the sat gene encoding sulfate adenylyltransferase, whose product MSQNPDAIAPHGGELVNRIATPEQREEFLSKADFLPRVQLDERAVSDVEMIAIGAFSPLTGFMNQEDYDRVVTEMRLANGLVWSMPITLSVAEEVASSLKEGGLIRLDNPAGRFIGVLQLTQKYNYDKTREAINVYRTNDANHPGVQVLYNQGSVHLAGDIWLLQRVTHPQFPNYQIDPAASRQIFRENGWKTIVGFQTRNPIHRAHEYIQKCALETVDALFLHPLVGATKDDDIPADVRMRCYEILLEHYYPHDRVILAINPAAMRYAGPREAIFHALVRKNYGCTHFIVGRDHAGVGDYYGTYDAQYIFDEFEPSELGIVPMKFEHAFYCTRTKQMATTKTSPSKPEERVHLSGTKVREMLRRGELPPPEFSRPEVAAELARAMRIQVLA is encoded by the coding sequence TTGAGTCAAAATCCAGATGCCATTGCCCCCCACGGTGGAGAATTAGTTAACCGTATCGCTACACCGGAACAAAGGGAAGAGTTTCTCTCAAAAGCTGACTTTTTGCCGCGAGTGCAACTTGATGAGCGAGCCGTTTCTGATGTAGAAATGATTGCGATCGGCGCTTTTAGCCCACTCACAGGTTTTATGAATCAGGAAGATTACGATCGCGTAGTCACTGAAATGCGTCTTGCTAACGGTCTTGTCTGGTCGATGCCGATTACACTTTCGGTTGCCGAAGAAGTAGCTTCTTCTCTTAAAGAAGGCGGTTTGATTCGCTTAGATAACCCTGCCGGTCGGTTTATTGGAGTTTTGCAACTCACCCAAAAGTATAACTACGACAAGACCCGCGAGGCAATCAATGTCTATCGCACTAATGATGCGAACCATCCTGGTGTGCAGGTACTTTATAATCAAGGTTCTGTACATTTGGCTGGTGATATCTGGCTTTTGCAACGCGTAACCCATCCCCAGTTTCCCAACTACCAAATTGATCCAGCTGCCTCACGGCAAATATTTCGGGAAAATGGCTGGAAAACGATTGTTGGTTTCCAAACTCGCAACCCCATTCACCGCGCTCATGAATACATCCAAAAGTGCGCCTTGGAAACAGTAGATGCTTTATTTTTGCATCCCTTAGTAGGGGCAACCAAAGACGATGATATTCCCGCCGATGTGCGGATGCGCTGTTATGAGATTTTGTTGGAACACTACTATCCCCATGATCGGGTAATTTTGGCAATTAATCCGGCAGCAATGCGTTATGCTGGGCCTCGCGAGGCAATTTTTCATGCTTTAGTCCGCAAAAACTATGGCTGTACTCACTTTATCGTTGGACGGGATCATGCGGGCGTTGGTGATTACTATGGTACTTACGATGCTCAATACATCTTTGACGAGTTTGAGCCAAGTGAATTGGGTATTGTGCCAATGAAGTTTGAACACGCTTTCTACTGCACGCGTACCAAGCAAATGGCAACGACTAAAACCAGTCCCAGCAAACCAGAAGAACGCGTTCACCTATCGGGAACAAAAGTTAGGGAAATGCTGCGCCGGGGTGAATTACCTCCACCAGAATTTTCTCGTCCAGAAGTAGCAGCAGAGTTGGCACGGGCAATGCGTATACAAGTATTGGCTTAA
- a CDS encoding caspase family protein: MERRTFLHKIGSILAVLGVTEAEWLTLGSRYYQALAQPNSRKLALLIGINQYPESPALSGCLTDVELQKELLIHRFGFQASDILTLTEEQANREFIEAAFLDHLSQQARPGDLVVFHFSGYGTRVKLPTSLETLQNALVPVNEQVKSQDEKIVNYLLEETLLLLLRSLPTEHVTAVLDTSYYTPSTSQLAATRIRVRPESTEAQLSTAELDFQNKVKTQNSKVSPLILTATSDPKQLAREALFSGFSAGLFTYALTQYLWESTPATKIQFTLSYVGTSLHKLGSKQQPALISEKKNPQAVLLAENFLPDSIVGGEGAVTAIEEDGKTAHLWLGGLPPQVLEYYGVNSRLSLVTGEELVLRSRSGLKAKAQISGIIGVTSLQVGQLVQETIRVLPRNVGLKIGLDTGLERIERVDATSALAAFPHVSSVVAGEQPADYVFAKLQQPPGRYGLFTLGSELIPNTAGEVGEAVKLAMQRLAPKFQPLLAAKLWRLTENEGSSRLAVKATLEIISGISPRAVMQRATLRNQISENSTTKPLRTQNGLNAPLPLTQLVPIGSRMQYRVQNQSDRPLYLILLGLKNNRTTVAFYPWETPTDTNISDTQPLLKQIVIAPNETLALPENTAGSEWAVSGPAFECEHQLIFSTAPFTETLAALNTAKYPTADQRPISPLLNSLEVAQALLQDLHNASAVKTEVNSTSADSYILDVNNWASLSFSFQVV; this comes from the coding sequence ATGGAACGGCGGACGTTTTTACACAAAATTGGCTCAATACTCGCGGTATTGGGGGTAACTGAAGCTGAGTGGTTGACTTTAGGAAGTCGCTATTACCAAGCGCTGGCACAACCTAATTCGCGCAAGTTGGCATTATTAATCGGTATCAATCAATATCCAGAAAGTCCAGCCCTTAGCGGTTGTTTGACTGATGTGGAACTGCAAAAAGAACTTTTAATTCATCGCTTTGGCTTCCAAGCTTCAGATATCTTGACCTTAACTGAAGAACAAGCTAATAGAGAATTCATCGAAGCTGCTTTTTTAGATCATCTCAGTCAGCAAGCAAGACCGGGTGATTTGGTTGTCTTCCACTTTAGCGGTTACGGGACTCGCGTCAAATTACCAACATCGCTAGAAACATTGCAGAATGCTCTAGTGCCAGTCAATGAGCAAGTAAAATCACAAGACGAAAAAATAGTCAACTACCTATTAGAAGAAACCTTATTGCTGTTGTTGCGATCGCTTCCTACAGAACACGTTACAGCAGTATTGGATACCAGCTACTACACTCCTAGCACATCCCAGTTAGCAGCAACGCGAATTCGCGTCCGTCCAGAATCAACAGAAGCACAACTATCGACAGCAGAATTAGACTTTCAAAACAAAGTCAAAACTCAAAACTCAAAAGTCAGTCCTCTTATTCTTACAGCCACCTCAGACCCTAAGCAGTTAGCCAGAGAAGCTTTATTTTCTGGTTTTAGTGCTGGATTATTTACTTACGCCTTAACACAGTACTTGTGGGAATCAACCCCAGCCACAAAAATTCAATTCACTCTTTCCTACGTCGGAACTTCTCTTCATAAGTTGGGTAGCAAACAGCAGCCAGCGTTAATTAGTGAAAAGAAAAATCCCCAAGCAGTGTTACTTGCTGAGAATTTCCTCCCTGACTCTATTGTTGGTGGAGAAGGGGCAGTGACAGCAATTGAAGAGGACGGTAAAACAGCCCATCTGTGGTTAGGTGGATTACCTCCACAAGTGCTGGAATACTATGGAGTTAATTCTCGGCTGTCGCTGGTAACTGGAGAAGAGTTAGTATTGCGATCGCGCAGCGGGTTAAAAGCAAAAGCGCAAATTTCTGGTATTATCGGCGTAACTTCCTTACAAGTCGGGCAACTCGTTCAAGAAACAATCAGAGTATTACCCCGAAATGTGGGTTTAAAAATTGGTTTGGATACAGGACTCGAAAGAATTGAACGAGTAGATGCAACAAGTGCTTTAGCCGCATTTCCCCACGTGTCGAGTGTAGTAGCAGGGGAACAACCAGCCGATTACGTATTTGCTAAATTACAGCAACCTCCTGGCCGCTATGGTTTATTTACTCTGGGCAGTGAGCTAATTCCTAACACTGCTGGGGAAGTTGGGGAAGCAGTAAAATTAGCTATGCAGCGTTTAGCACCTAAATTTCAACCGCTGCTAGCAGCAAAGTTGTGGCGGCTGACAGAAAATGAAGGTTCTTCCCGGTTAGCAGTTAAAGCAACCTTAGAAATAATTAGCGGCATATCACCTCGCGCAGTCATGCAACGCGCAACACTGCGAAATCAAATTTCTGAAAATTCAACAACTAAGCCACTTAGAACTCAGAACGGGCTAAACGCCCCGCTACCGCTAACACAACTTGTGCCTATTGGTAGTCGGATGCAATATCGCGTACAAAACCAGAGCGATCGCCCACTATATTTAATCTTACTAGGATTAAAAAACAATCGGACAACAGTTGCCTTCTACCCTTGGGAAACTCCCACAGACACAAATATTTCGGATACCCAACCCCTACTTAAACAAATAGTCATCGCCCCTAACGAAACCCTCGCCTTACCAGAAAATACTGCTGGGTCTGAATGGGCAGTTTCTGGGCCAGCTTTTGAGTGTGAACATCAACTAATCTTCAGTACTGCCCCTTTCACTGAAACTCTTGCCGCCTTGAATACGGCTAAATATCCCACAGCCGACCAACGGCCGATTAGCCCATTGTTGAACTCCCTAGAAGTTGCCCAAGCTTTGCTACAAGACTTACACAACGCTAGCGCAGTCAAAACTGAAGTCAATAGCACATCTGCTGACTCTTATATTTTGGATGTGAATAATTGGGCAAGTCTTAGTTTTAGTTTTCAAGTAGTGTAA